A window of Panthera leo isolate Ple1 chromosome D2, P.leo_Ple1_pat1.1, whole genome shotgun sequence contains these coding sequences:
- the PDZD7 gene encoding PDZ domain-containing protein 7 isoform X1: MAHSFAVGFDPLGLADLSSGSLSSLSSRGHLGSDSGSATRYLLRKQQQRLLNGPPRGIRASSPMGRVILINSPIEANSDESDIIHAVRVEKSPAGRLGFSVRGGSEHGLGIFVSKVEEGSSAERAGLCVGDKITEVNGLSLESTTMGSAVKVLTGSSRLHMMVRRMGRVPGIKFSKEKTTWVDVVNRRLVVEKCRSTPSDSGSEDGVRRIVHLYTTSDDFCLGFNIRGGKEFGLGIYVSKVDHGGLAEENGIKVGDQVLAANGVRFDDISHSQAVEVLKGQTHIMLTIKETGRYPAYKEMVSEYCWLDRLSNGVLQQLSPASESSSSVFSYASSAPYSSAEGSGSLPSDRMDVCLGPEEPGGRGPGWGRADTAMQTEPDVGGRVETWCSVRPTVILRDTAIRSDGPRPARRLDSALSESPKTALLLALSRPRPPITRSQSHLTLWEEKRQRKKEKLGSPGEKGALQRSKTLMNLFFKGGRQGRLAGDGHREAWTLDRGTPAKPRPRLDPEKGAVGPVQKFVTWRLRRERERGRALLSARSGSPSGQLPDVDERVQAWESRRPLIQDLARRLLTDDEVLAVTRHCSRYVHEGGVEDLVRPLLAILDRPAKLLLLRDIRSVVAPTDLGRFDSMVMPVELEAFEALKSRAVWPPALRPAQQDAPPKRHLVTPVPDSRGGFYLLPVNGFSEEEDDGELRERLGGLQLSLGAPAPRHPHKGIPPLQDVPVDAFTPHRSTRTPPPQPPPVAPRPPRPNWLLTEPPTLEDPRQSQIQIQGPAQSRSRSRSRSRGRGKSPGRRRSPSPAPISTQSVANGRYHKPRKARPPLPRPLDGQAAKAGGHQGPSENGTGGTAEETAAKAPGGELRTVTLSKMKQSLGISISGGIESKVQPMVKIEKIFPGGAAFVSGALQAGFELVAVDGESLEQVTHQRAVDTIRRAYRNKAREPMELVVRVPGPSPQPLPPESSALADQCLPADHSPAR; encoded by the exons ATGGCGCACAGTTTTGCGGTGGGCTTCGACCCACTGGGCCTTGCAGACCTAAGCTCGGGCTCTCTGAGCTCCCTCTCCTCCCGAGGCCACCTGGGCAGCGACTCGGGCTCCGCAACGCGATACCTGctgaggaagcagcagcagcggcTGTTGAATGGGCCCCCCCGCGGAATCCGAGCCTCATCGCCCATGGGCCGTGTCATCCTCATCAACTCTCCCATCGAAG CCAACAGTGATGAGAGCGACATCATCCATGCGGTCCGGGTGGAGAAGAGTCCAGCAGGGAGACTGGGTTTCAGTGTGCGGGGCGGCTCGGAGCATGGCCTGGGCATCTTCGTCAgcaaggtggaggaggggagcagtGCAG AGCGGGCCGGCCTGTGCGTGGGGGACAAGATCACGGAGGTGAATGGGCTGAGCCTGGAGAGCACCACCATGGGCAGCGCCGTGAAGGTGCTGACTGGCAGCAGCCGCCTGCACATGATGGTGAGGCGCATGGGCCGAGTGCCTGGCATCAAATTCTCCAAAGAGAAGACCACGTG GGTGGATGTGGTGAACCGGCGGCTGGTGGTGGAGAAGTGCCGATCAACGCCGTCTGACAGCGGCTCGGAGGATGGCGTGCGGCGCATCGTCCACCTGTACACCACGTCAGACGACTTCTGTCTGGGCTTCAACATCCGCGGGGGCAAGGAGTTCGGCCTGGGCATCTATGTGTCCAA AGTGGACCACGGTGGGCTGGCCGAGGAGAATGGCATCAAGGTGGGGGACCAGGTCCTGGCGGCCAACGGCGTCAGGTTCGACGACATCAGCCACAGCCAGGCCGTGGAGGTGCTGAAGGGCCAAACACACATCATGCTGACCATCAAG GAGACTGGCCGGTACCCTGCCTACAAAGAGATGGTTTCTGAGTACTGTTGGCTGGACCGAT TGAGCAACGGGGTGCTACAGCAGCTGTCCCCGGCCTCTGAGAGCAGCTCCAGCGTCTTCTCCTATGCCTCCAGTGCCCCCTACAGCTCGGCCGAGGGCTCGGGCTCCCTGCCCTCCGACCGCATGGATGTCTGCCTGGGGCCTGAGGAGCCCGGCGGtcgggggccgggctgggggcgggcGGACACAGCCATGCagacggagcccgatgtggggggcCGCGTGGAGACCTGGTGCAGCGTGAGGCCCACCGTCATCCTCAGGGACACGGCCATCCGCTCCGATGGGCCCCGGCCTGCCCGCCGCCTCGATTCTGCACTCTCGGAGTCCCCCAAGACTGCCCTGTTGCTGGCCCTGAGCCGACCCCGGCCCCCCATCACAAGATCCCAGAGCCACCTGACCTTGTGGG aggagaagaggcagaggaagaaggagaagttGGGGTctcctggggagaagggagccCTGCAGCGCTCCAAGACACTGATGAACCTCTTCTTCAAGGGAGGGCGGCAGGGGCGGCTGGCAGGGGACGGGCACAGAGAGGCCTGGACGCTGGACAGAGGGACCCCGGCCAAGCCCCGCCCTCGCCTGGACCCGGAGAAAG GGGCAGTGGGGCCCGTGCAGAAGTTTGTCACATGGAGACTGAGACGCG AGCGGGAGAGGGGCCGGGCCCTGCTCTCTGCCAGGTCTGGGAGCCCCTCTGGCCAGCTGCCTGATGTGGATGAACGGGTGCAAGCCTGGGAGAGCCGACGGCCCCTTATTCAGGACCTGGCCCGACGGCTGCTGACTGACGACGAGGTGCTGGCAGTCACCCGCCACTGCTCCCGG TATGTGCACGAGGGCGGTGTGGAGGACCTGGTGAGGCCCCTGCTGGCCATTCTGGACAGGCCCGCAAAGTTGCTGCTACTGAGGGACATCAG GAGTGTGGTGGCCCCCACGGACCTGGGCCGCTTTGACAGCATGGTGATGCCCGTGGAGCTGGAGGCTTTTGAGGCCCTTAAGAGCCGGGCAG TGTGGCCTCCTGCCTTGAGACCAGCCCAGCAAGACGCACCTCCCAAGCGTCACCTCGTCACGCCCGTGCCTG ATAGCCGTGGAGGTTTCTATCTGCTGCCTGTGAAcggcttctcagaggaggaagatgatGGGGAACTGAGGGAGCGGCTGGGGGGCCTCCAGCTCTCCCTGGGGGCCCCTGCTCCCCGCCACCCTCATAAAGGGATCCCCCCTCTCCAAGACGTGCCGGTAGACGCCTTCACCCCACACCGAAGCACCCGCACCCCCCCTCCGCAACCACCCCCCGTGGCTCCCAGGCCCCCAAGGCCTAACTGGCTGCTGACAGAACCCCCGACCCTGGAGGACCCACGGCAGAGCCAGATCCAGATCCAGGGCCCTGCCCagagccgcagccgcagccgcagccgcagccgggGCCGAGGCAAGTCCCCAGGACGCAGGCGCTCCCCGTCTCCAGCACCTATCTCCACCCAGAGCGTGGCCAACGGGCGCTACCACAAGCCTCGGAAGGCCAGGCCACCTCTGCCTCGACCTCTGGATGGGCAGGCAGCCAAGGCGGGAGGCCACCAAGGCCCCTCTGAGAATGGAACTGGTGGGACAGCCGAGGAGACAGCCGCGAAGGCCCCTGGCGGGGAGCTGAGGACAGTCACGTTGTCCAAGATGAAGCAGTCCTTGG GCATCAGCATTTCTGGGGGCATTGAGTCCAAGGTGCAGCCCATGGTGAAGATAGAAAAGATCTTCCCTGGGGGGGCTGCCTTCGTCAGTGGGGCCCTGCAG GCTGGCTTCGAGCTTGTGGCAGTGGATGGAGAGAGCCTGGAGCAGGTGACCCACCAGCGAGCAGTAGATACCATCCGCCGAGCTTATCGAAACAAGGCTCGGGAGCCCATGGAGCTTGTGGTCAGGGTCCCTGGGCCCAGCCCACAACCCTTACCCCCCGAGTCGTCAGCCCTCGCCGATCAGTGCCTTCCTGCTGACCATTCCCCTGCCCGCTGA
- the PDZD7 gene encoding PDZ domain-containing protein 7 isoform X2 translates to MAHSFAVGFDPLGLADLSSGSLSSLSSRGHLGSDSGSATRYLLRKQQQRLLNGPPRGIRASSPMGRVILINSPIEANSDESDIIHAVRVEKSPAGRLGFSVRGGSEHGLGIFVSKVEEGSSAERAGLCVGDKITEVNGLSLESTTMGSAVKVLTGSSRLHMMVRRMGRVPGIKFSKEKTTWVDVVNRRLVVEKCRSTPSDSGSEDGVRRIVHLYTTSDDFCLGFNIRGGKEFGLGIYVSKVDHGGLAEENGIKVGDQVLAANGVRFDDISHSQAVEVLKGQTHIMLTIKETGRYPAYKEMVSEYCWLDRLSNGVLQQLSPASESSSSVFSYASSAPYSSAEGSGSLPSDRMDVCLGPEEPGGRGPGWGRADTAMQTEPDVGGRVETWCSVRPTVILRDTAIRSDGPRPARRLDSALSESPKTALLLALSRPRPPITRSQSHLTLWEEKRQRKKEKLGSPGEKGALQRSKTLMNLFFKGGRQGRLAGDGHREAWTLDRGTPAKPRPRLDPEKGAVGPVQKFVTWRLRRERERGRALLSARSGSPSGQLPDVDERVQAWESRRPLIQDLARRLLTDDEVLAVTRHCSRYVHEGGVEDLVRPLLAILDRPAKLLLLRDIRSVVAPTDLGRFDSMVMPVELEAFEALKSRAVWPPALRPAQQDAPPKRHLVTPVPAVEVSICCL, encoded by the exons ATGGCGCACAGTTTTGCGGTGGGCTTCGACCCACTGGGCCTTGCAGACCTAAGCTCGGGCTCTCTGAGCTCCCTCTCCTCCCGAGGCCACCTGGGCAGCGACTCGGGCTCCGCAACGCGATACCTGctgaggaagcagcagcagcggcTGTTGAATGGGCCCCCCCGCGGAATCCGAGCCTCATCGCCCATGGGCCGTGTCATCCTCATCAACTCTCCCATCGAAG CCAACAGTGATGAGAGCGACATCATCCATGCGGTCCGGGTGGAGAAGAGTCCAGCAGGGAGACTGGGTTTCAGTGTGCGGGGCGGCTCGGAGCATGGCCTGGGCATCTTCGTCAgcaaggtggaggaggggagcagtGCAG AGCGGGCCGGCCTGTGCGTGGGGGACAAGATCACGGAGGTGAATGGGCTGAGCCTGGAGAGCACCACCATGGGCAGCGCCGTGAAGGTGCTGACTGGCAGCAGCCGCCTGCACATGATGGTGAGGCGCATGGGCCGAGTGCCTGGCATCAAATTCTCCAAAGAGAAGACCACGTG GGTGGATGTGGTGAACCGGCGGCTGGTGGTGGAGAAGTGCCGATCAACGCCGTCTGACAGCGGCTCGGAGGATGGCGTGCGGCGCATCGTCCACCTGTACACCACGTCAGACGACTTCTGTCTGGGCTTCAACATCCGCGGGGGCAAGGAGTTCGGCCTGGGCATCTATGTGTCCAA AGTGGACCACGGTGGGCTGGCCGAGGAGAATGGCATCAAGGTGGGGGACCAGGTCCTGGCGGCCAACGGCGTCAGGTTCGACGACATCAGCCACAGCCAGGCCGTGGAGGTGCTGAAGGGCCAAACACACATCATGCTGACCATCAAG GAGACTGGCCGGTACCCTGCCTACAAAGAGATGGTTTCTGAGTACTGTTGGCTGGACCGAT TGAGCAACGGGGTGCTACAGCAGCTGTCCCCGGCCTCTGAGAGCAGCTCCAGCGTCTTCTCCTATGCCTCCAGTGCCCCCTACAGCTCGGCCGAGGGCTCGGGCTCCCTGCCCTCCGACCGCATGGATGTCTGCCTGGGGCCTGAGGAGCCCGGCGGtcgggggccgggctgggggcgggcGGACACAGCCATGCagacggagcccgatgtggggggcCGCGTGGAGACCTGGTGCAGCGTGAGGCCCACCGTCATCCTCAGGGACACGGCCATCCGCTCCGATGGGCCCCGGCCTGCCCGCCGCCTCGATTCTGCACTCTCGGAGTCCCCCAAGACTGCCCTGTTGCTGGCCCTGAGCCGACCCCGGCCCCCCATCACAAGATCCCAGAGCCACCTGACCTTGTGGG aggagaagaggcagaggaagaaggagaagttGGGGTctcctggggagaagggagccCTGCAGCGCTCCAAGACACTGATGAACCTCTTCTTCAAGGGAGGGCGGCAGGGGCGGCTGGCAGGGGACGGGCACAGAGAGGCCTGGACGCTGGACAGAGGGACCCCGGCCAAGCCCCGCCCTCGCCTGGACCCGGAGAAAG GGGCAGTGGGGCCCGTGCAGAAGTTTGTCACATGGAGACTGAGACGCG AGCGGGAGAGGGGCCGGGCCCTGCTCTCTGCCAGGTCTGGGAGCCCCTCTGGCCAGCTGCCTGATGTGGATGAACGGGTGCAAGCCTGGGAGAGCCGACGGCCCCTTATTCAGGACCTGGCCCGACGGCTGCTGACTGACGACGAGGTGCTGGCAGTCACCCGCCACTGCTCCCGG TATGTGCACGAGGGCGGTGTGGAGGACCTGGTGAGGCCCCTGCTGGCCATTCTGGACAGGCCCGCAAAGTTGCTGCTACTGAGGGACATCAG GAGTGTGGTGGCCCCCACGGACCTGGGCCGCTTTGACAGCATGGTGATGCCCGTGGAGCTGGAGGCTTTTGAGGCCCTTAAGAGCCGGGCAG TGTGGCCTCCTGCCTTGAGACCAGCCCAGCAAGACGCACCTCCCAAGCGTCACCTCGTCACGCCCGTGCCTG CCGTGGAGGTTTCTATCTGCTGCCTGTGA
- the PDZD7 gene encoding PDZ domain-containing protein 7 isoform X3: MAHSFAVGFDPLGLADLSSGSLSSLSSRGHLGSDSGSATRYLLRKQQQRLLNGPPRGIRASSPMGRVILINSPIEANSDESDIIHAVRVEKSPAGRLGFSVRGGSEHGLGIFVSKVEEGSSAERAGLCVGDKITEVNGLSLESTTMGSAVKVLTGSSRLHMMVRRMGRVPGIKFSKEKTTWVDVVNRRLVVEKCRSTPSDSGSEDGVRRIVHLYTTSDDFCLGFNIRGGKEFGLGIYVSKVDHGGLAEENGIKVGDQVLAANGVRFDDISHSQAVEVLKGQTHIMLTIKETGRYPAYKEMVSEYCWLDRLSNGVLQQLSPASESSSSVFSYASSAPYSSAEGSGSLPSDRMDVCLGPEEPGGRGPGWGRADTAMQTEPDVGGRVETWCSVRPTVILRDTAIRSDGPRPARRLDSALSESPKTALLLALSRPRPPITRSQSHLTLWAPRALPHVCRGEEAEEEGEVGVSWGEGSPAALQDTDEPLLQGRAAGAAGRGRAQRGLDAGQRDPGQAPPSPGPGERGSGARAEVCHMETETRAGEGPGPALCQVWEPLWPAA; the protein is encoded by the exons ATGGCGCACAGTTTTGCGGTGGGCTTCGACCCACTGGGCCTTGCAGACCTAAGCTCGGGCTCTCTGAGCTCCCTCTCCTCCCGAGGCCACCTGGGCAGCGACTCGGGCTCCGCAACGCGATACCTGctgaggaagcagcagcagcggcTGTTGAATGGGCCCCCCCGCGGAATCCGAGCCTCATCGCCCATGGGCCGTGTCATCCTCATCAACTCTCCCATCGAAG CCAACAGTGATGAGAGCGACATCATCCATGCGGTCCGGGTGGAGAAGAGTCCAGCAGGGAGACTGGGTTTCAGTGTGCGGGGCGGCTCGGAGCATGGCCTGGGCATCTTCGTCAgcaaggtggaggaggggagcagtGCAG AGCGGGCCGGCCTGTGCGTGGGGGACAAGATCACGGAGGTGAATGGGCTGAGCCTGGAGAGCACCACCATGGGCAGCGCCGTGAAGGTGCTGACTGGCAGCAGCCGCCTGCACATGATGGTGAGGCGCATGGGCCGAGTGCCTGGCATCAAATTCTCCAAAGAGAAGACCACGTG GGTGGATGTGGTGAACCGGCGGCTGGTGGTGGAGAAGTGCCGATCAACGCCGTCTGACAGCGGCTCGGAGGATGGCGTGCGGCGCATCGTCCACCTGTACACCACGTCAGACGACTTCTGTCTGGGCTTCAACATCCGCGGGGGCAAGGAGTTCGGCCTGGGCATCTATGTGTCCAA AGTGGACCACGGTGGGCTGGCCGAGGAGAATGGCATCAAGGTGGGGGACCAGGTCCTGGCGGCCAACGGCGTCAGGTTCGACGACATCAGCCACAGCCAGGCCGTGGAGGTGCTGAAGGGCCAAACACACATCATGCTGACCATCAAG GAGACTGGCCGGTACCCTGCCTACAAAGAGATGGTTTCTGAGTACTGTTGGCTGGACCGAT TGAGCAACGGGGTGCTACAGCAGCTGTCCCCGGCCTCTGAGAGCAGCTCCAGCGTCTTCTCCTATGCCTCCAGTGCCCCCTACAGCTCGGCCGAGGGCTCGGGCTCCCTGCCCTCCGACCGCATGGATGTCTGCCTGGGGCCTGAGGAGCCCGGCGGtcgggggccgggctgggggcgggcGGACACAGCCATGCagacggagcccgatgtggggggcCGCGTGGAGACCTGGTGCAGCGTGAGGCCCACCGTCATCCTCAGGGACACGGCCATCCGCTCCGATGGGCCCCGGCCTGCCCGCCGCCTCGATTCTGCACTCTCGGAGTCCCCCAAGACTGCCCTGTTGCTGGCCCTGAGCCGACCCCGGCCCCCCATCACAAGATCCCAGAGCCACCTGACCTTGTGGG CCCCGCGGGCGCTCCCTCATGTCTGcagaggagaagaggcagaggaagaaggagaagttGGGGTctcctggggagaagggagccCTGCAGCGCTCCAAGACACTGATGAACCTCTTCTTCAAGGGAGGGCGGCAGGGGCGGCTGGCAGGGGACGGGCACAGAGAGGCCTGGACGCTGGACAGAGGGACCCCGGCCAAGCCCCGCCCTCGCCTGGACCCGGAGAAAG GGGCAGTGGGGCCCGTGCAGAAGTTTGTCACATGGAGACTGAGACGCG AGCGGGAGAGGGGCCGGGCCCTGCTCTCTGCCAGGTCTGGGAGCCCCTCTGGCCAGCTGCCTGA
- the PDZD7 gene encoding PDZ domain-containing protein 7 isoform X4, translated as MAHSFAVGFDPLGLADLSSGSLSSLSSRGHLGSDSGSATRYLLRKQQQRLLNGPPRGIRASSPMGRVILINSPIEANSDESDIIHAVRVEKSPAGRLGFSVRGGSEHGLGIFVSKVEEGSSAERAGLCVGDKITEVNGLSLESTTMGSAVKVLTGSSRLHMMVRRMGRVPGIKFSKEKTTWVDVVNRRLVVEKCRSTPSDSGSEDGVRRIVHLYTTSDDFCLGFNIRGGKEFGLGIYVSKVDHGGLAEENGIKVGDQVLAANGVRFDDISHSQAVEVLKGQTHIMLTIKETGRYPAYKEMVSEYCWLDRLSNGVLQQLSPASESSSSVFSYASSAPYSSAEGSGSLPSDRMDVCLGPEEPGGRGPGWGRADTAMQTEPDVGGRVETWCSVRPTVILRDTAIRSDGPRPARRLDSALSESPKTALLLALSRPRPPITRSQSHLTLWAPRALPHVCRGEEAEEEGEVGVSWGEGSPAALQDTDEPLLQGRAAGAAGRGRAQRGLDAGQRDPGQAPPSPGPGESPRGPALS; from the exons ATGGCGCACAGTTTTGCGGTGGGCTTCGACCCACTGGGCCTTGCAGACCTAAGCTCGGGCTCTCTGAGCTCCCTCTCCTCCCGAGGCCACCTGGGCAGCGACTCGGGCTCCGCAACGCGATACCTGctgaggaagcagcagcagcggcTGTTGAATGGGCCCCCCCGCGGAATCCGAGCCTCATCGCCCATGGGCCGTGTCATCCTCATCAACTCTCCCATCGAAG CCAACAGTGATGAGAGCGACATCATCCATGCGGTCCGGGTGGAGAAGAGTCCAGCAGGGAGACTGGGTTTCAGTGTGCGGGGCGGCTCGGAGCATGGCCTGGGCATCTTCGTCAgcaaggtggaggaggggagcagtGCAG AGCGGGCCGGCCTGTGCGTGGGGGACAAGATCACGGAGGTGAATGGGCTGAGCCTGGAGAGCACCACCATGGGCAGCGCCGTGAAGGTGCTGACTGGCAGCAGCCGCCTGCACATGATGGTGAGGCGCATGGGCCGAGTGCCTGGCATCAAATTCTCCAAAGAGAAGACCACGTG GGTGGATGTGGTGAACCGGCGGCTGGTGGTGGAGAAGTGCCGATCAACGCCGTCTGACAGCGGCTCGGAGGATGGCGTGCGGCGCATCGTCCACCTGTACACCACGTCAGACGACTTCTGTCTGGGCTTCAACATCCGCGGGGGCAAGGAGTTCGGCCTGGGCATCTATGTGTCCAA AGTGGACCACGGTGGGCTGGCCGAGGAGAATGGCATCAAGGTGGGGGACCAGGTCCTGGCGGCCAACGGCGTCAGGTTCGACGACATCAGCCACAGCCAGGCCGTGGAGGTGCTGAAGGGCCAAACACACATCATGCTGACCATCAAG GAGACTGGCCGGTACCCTGCCTACAAAGAGATGGTTTCTGAGTACTGTTGGCTGGACCGAT TGAGCAACGGGGTGCTACAGCAGCTGTCCCCGGCCTCTGAGAGCAGCTCCAGCGTCTTCTCCTATGCCTCCAGTGCCCCCTACAGCTCGGCCGAGGGCTCGGGCTCCCTGCCCTCCGACCGCATGGATGTCTGCCTGGGGCCTGAGGAGCCCGGCGGtcgggggccgggctgggggcgggcGGACACAGCCATGCagacggagcccgatgtggggggcCGCGTGGAGACCTGGTGCAGCGTGAGGCCCACCGTCATCCTCAGGGACACGGCCATCCGCTCCGATGGGCCCCGGCCTGCCCGCCGCCTCGATTCTGCACTCTCGGAGTCCCCCAAGACTGCCCTGTTGCTGGCCCTGAGCCGACCCCGGCCCCCCATCACAAGATCCCAGAGCCACCTGACCTTGTGGG CCCCGCGGGCGCTCCCTCATGTCTGcagaggagaagaggcagaggaagaaggagaagttGGGGTctcctggggagaagggagccCTGCAGCGCTCCAAGACACTGATGAACCTCTTCTTCAAGGGAGGGCGGCAGGGGCGGCTGGCAGGGGACGGGCACAGAGAGGCCTGGACGCTGGACAGAGGGACCCCGGCCAAGCCCCGCCCTCGCCTGGACCCGGAGAAAG CCCCCGGGGCCCTGCTCTCTCCTGA